One window of Helicobacter winghamensis ATCC BAA-430 genomic DNA carries:
- the rfaE1 gene encoding D-glycero-beta-D-manno-heptose-7-phosphate kinase: protein MKPKILVVGDLILDHYIWGNCERISPEAPVQVIDVKKESLNLGGACNVASNLVSLDSSVWICGIAGEDEAGSTLKAELEKLGIHTDGIFFENNRPTTQKSRIIAGHQQVVRVDREDKTKITKEGEAFILKFTEALILDSNIACIVLSDYQKGVLSVELTQRLIALAKSKGVKILADPKGRDYTKYKGATLLTPNKKEAAEATSITICDEKSLKEALVCLQDLCDLEISLITLSEDGIAFKDSTTQEIKRIPTIAREVFDVTGAGDTVIASLAYMLALGEPISQSVYFANAAAAVVVSKLGSATASKQEIFAYLKRNNLLDSTLANTEFLKIFDVEQNSFGFSSQISKILKRKTLNFYGDKWIRESDFTPFLESLEQLKQEGFKVIFTNGCFDLLHLGHLDYLHKARKLGDLLIVGLNSDASIKRLKGELRPVNCQRDRIAQLCALECVDFVVVFDADTPEWLIAKIRPDVLVKGADYANKEVVGAKFSKEVRLIDVIEGKSTTHLIQKIKSL from the coding sequence GTGAAGCCAAAGATTTTAGTTGTTGGGGATTTAATTTTAGATCATTACATTTGGGGAAATTGTGAGCGTATTTCTCCAGAAGCCCCTGTGCAAGTCATTGATGTAAAAAAAGAATCCCTAAATTTAGGCGGTGCGTGTAATGTGGCAAGCAATCTTGTGAGTTTAGATTCTAGCGTTTGGATTTGTGGAATTGCAGGAGAAGATGAGGCGGGAAGCACGCTAAAAGCAGAGCTAGAAAAGCTAGGGATTCACACAGATGGAATCTTTTTTGAAAATAATCGCCCAACCACGCAAAAATCGCGCATCATCGCCGGGCATCAGCAAGTTGTGCGTGTGGATAGGGAGGATAAGACGAAAATTACAAAAGAGGGCGAAGCATTTATTTTAAAATTCACAGAGGCGTTGATTTTGGATTCCAACATCGCGTGTATTGTGTTAAGCGATTATCAAAAAGGTGTGCTAAGTGTGGAGCTTACACAACGCTTAATTGCCCTAGCAAAAAGCAAAGGTGTAAAAATACTGGCTGATCCAAAGGGCAGGGATTACACAAAATACAAAGGCGCAACACTGCTAACGCCCAATAAAAAGGAAGCCGCAGAAGCCACCAGTATCACAATTTGCGATGAAAAAAGCTTAAAAGAAGCCCTTGTATGCTTGCAGGATTTGTGTGATTTAGAGATTTCTTTAATCACACTTAGCGAAGATGGAATCGCTTTTAAAGATAGCACAACACAAGAGATAAAAAGGATTCCAACTATTGCGCGGGAAGTCTTTGATGTAACTGGGGCTGGAGATACGGTGATTGCATCATTAGCCTATATGTTAGCTTTAGGTGAGCCAATCTCTCAAAGCGTGTATTTTGCAAATGCTGCTGCTGCTGTGGTGGTTAGCAAATTAGGTTCAGCAACAGCAAGCAAGCAAGAGATTTTTGCGTATTTAAAGCGCAATAATCTTTTAGATTCTACACTTGCAAATACAGAGTTTTTAAAAATCTTTGATGTAGAGCAAAATAGTTTTGGTTTTAGCTCGCAAATTAGCAAGATTTTAAAACGCAAAACACTTAATTTTTATGGGGATAAGTGGATTAGAGAGAGTGATTTTACGCCCTTTTTAGAGAGCTTAGAGCAGTTAAAGCAAGAAGGGTTTAAGGTGATTTTTACTAATGGTTGTTTTGATCTTTTGCATTTAGGGCATTTGGATTATCTCCACAAGGCGCGTAAATTAGGGGATTTACTAATTGTTGGATTAAATAGCGATGCTTCCATTAAACGCTTAAAAGGGGAGTTGCGTCCTGTGAATTGCCAAAGGGATAGAATCGCGCAACTTTGTGCTTTAGAATGTGTGGATTTTGTGGTAGTGTTTGATGCAGACACGCCAGAGTGGCTGATTGCAAAAATCCGCCCTGATGTTCTTGTTAAGGGTGCGGATTATGCAAATAAAGAAGTTGTGGGCGCAAAATTTAGCAAGGAAGTGCGTTTGATTGATGTTATAGAGGGCAAAAGCACAACGCATTTAATCCAAAAAATTAAGAGTTTATAA
- the rfaD gene encoding ADP-glyceromanno-heptose 6-epimerase produces MQYINDSLEGKKILITGGVGFIGSNLALYFQKYHKAEVVVFDSFRSEKTFSNGHFKSLGHFKNLLDFKGEVIAGDITNKADLERLESYNFDYIFHQAAISDTTVMDQEAVLRANVNAYKDLLDLCVRQGAKMIYASSAGVYGNSPAPNSIGSGEIPENVYGFSKLMMDNLTQKYLQQYPNLSIVGLRYFNVYGNKEVYKGKTASMILQLGLQALEQKRVRLFKMGEQKRDFVYIEDVIQANIKAMESKKSGVYNVGSGNARSFNDIIACLKMDLGEFEVEYFDNPYAFFQTHTEANITLTKEFLGYTPRFSLEVGVKNYLPEIKAIHANGLWNAIVG; encoded by the coding sequence ATGCAATATATTAATGATTCTTTAGAAGGCAAAAAGATTTTAATTACAGGTGGGGTTGGATTTATTGGTTCAAATTTAGCACTTTATTTTCAAAAATACCATAAGGCAGAAGTTGTTGTTTTTGATAGCTTTAGAAGCGAGAAAACCTTTAGTAATGGGCATTTTAAATCGCTTGGGCATTTTAAGAATTTATTAGATTTTAAAGGTGAAGTGATTGCTGGAGATATAACAAATAAAGCAGATTTAGAGCGTTTAGAATCTTATAATTTTGACTATATCTTTCATCAAGCAGCAATCTCTGATACAACGGTGATGGATCAAGAAGCGGTGTTGCGCGCAAATGTTAATGCTTATAAGGATTTGCTAGATTTATGCGTGCGTCAAGGGGCAAAAATGATTTATGCTTCAAGTGCGGGAGTGTATGGAAATTCCCCTGCGCCAAATAGCATAGGAAGCGGAGAGATTCCAGAAAATGTGTATGGATTTTCAAAGCTAATGATGGATAATCTTACGCAAAAATATTTGCAGCAATACCCTAATTTAAGCATTGTGGGCTTGCGTTATTTTAATGTGTATGGAAACAAAGAGGTCTATAAAGGCAAAACCGCGTCAATGATTTTACAGCTTGGATTGCAAGCCCTAGAGCAAAAAAGGGTGAGACTTTTTAAAATGGGAGAGCAAAAGCGTGATTTTGTGTATATTGAAGATGTGATTCAAGCAAATATCAAGGCAATGGAATCTAAAAAAAGTGGTGTGTATAATGTAGGAAGTGGCAATGCGCGCTCTTTTAACGATATTATTGCGTGTTTGAAAATGGATTTAGGGGAGTTTGAAGTGGAGTATTTTGATAATCCTTATGCGTTTTTTCAAACACACACAGAGGCAAATATCACGCTGACAAAGGAATTTTTAGGTTACACTCCGCGCTTTTCTTTAGAAGTTGGGGTGAAAAATTATTTGCCTGAAATTAAGGCAATCCACGCAAATGGCTTGTGGAATGCAATTGTAGGATAA
- a CDS encoding HDOD domain-containing protein: protein MQSLISADIEALPPLPQTISELQKVCLDEETTIKQVANIIEKDPFLTAELIKYANSPIYGYARQIHSVFQAVSMFGISTAKGLAIASAVKSSFQIDLSPYKISTKDFVNSANLKSAFLLQWYDNKREFLGILIPCALVMHIGMVVITDCLKKQNKELEFAQQFDPKDFLESENRLINCNQFKILGLLFEHWNFESTMVQTANHLLSDELPTNLASYVYPLRVINALISPFSIANEAQIQAALQNARNYQLNLESFNATLENLETLQKLV from the coding sequence ATGCAAAGTCTCATTAGTGCTGATATTGAAGCACTTCCTCCCTTGCCACAAACCATATCTGAACTTCAAAAAGTCTGCCTAGATGAAGAAACCACTATAAAGCAGGTTGCTAACATTATAGAAAAAGATCCCTTTTTAACCGCAGAATTAATAAAATACGCAAACTCTCCCATTTATGGTTATGCAAGACAAATACACTCTGTGTTTCAAGCAGTTTCTATGTTTGGAATCTCCACCGCAAAAGGATTAGCCATAGCAAGTGCTGTTAAATCTAGCTTCCAAATTGATTTAAGCCCTTATAAAATCAGCACAAAGGATTTTGTAAATAGCGCAAACTTAAAAAGTGCGTTTTTGCTTCAATGGTATGACAACAAAAGAGAGTTTTTAGGGATTTTAATACCTTGTGCGCTTGTAATGCACATCGGAATGGTTGTGATTACAGATTGTTTAAAAAAGCAAAATAAAGAGCTAGAGTTCGCACAACAATTTGACCCAAAAGACTTCTTAGAATCCGAAAATAGGCTCATAAATTGTAATCAATTTAAGATTTTAGGGCTTTTATTTGAACACTGGAATTTTGAAAGCACAATGGTGCAAACTGCAAATCATCTCTTAAGCGATGAATTACCAACAAATTTAGCATCCTATGTCTATCCACTAAGGGTGATAAACGCGCTTATTAGCCCTTTTAGCATTGCTAATGAAGCGCAAATCCAAGCCGCCTTGCAAAATGCACGCAACTATCAATTAAACCTAGAATCTTTTAATGCCACACTTGAAAACCTTGAAACGCTTCAAAAGTTAGTCTAA
- the ispG gene encoding flavodoxin-dependent (E)-4-hydroxy-3-methylbut-2-enyl-diphosphate synthase, with the protein MKKRYKTKQIVVGNVLIGGDAPISVQSMTFSKTADLETTKAQIDRLQLAGCDIVRVAVSDIEDANALKALKSMISLPLVADIHFRYKFALIAAESVDCIRINPGNIGSKEKIKAVVNACQEREIPIRIGVNAGSLEKQFEERYGATPKGMVESALYNIKLLEDFGFTNLKVSLKASDVERTIAAYRMLRPLVEYPFHLGVTEAGDLESSMIKSSMALGGLLMEGIGDTMRVSITGELEKEIEVARGILRYSGRQKEGITYISCPTCGRLQADLVPILKELKERMPKITAPMQLSVMGCAVNALGEAKHADVAIAFGNGDGLVIKKGEIVGKYKQDELIDVFIKEVVKTESEMLQAQKEGR; encoded by the coding sequence TTGAAAAAGCGTTATAAAACAAAGCAAATTGTAGTTGGAAATGTGTTAATAGGTGGTGATGCACCTATTTCTGTGCAGAGTATGACTTTTAGCAAAACTGCTGATTTAGAGACAACAAAGGCACAAATTGATCGCTTGCAACTTGCAGGGTGTGATATTGTGCGTGTAGCTGTGAGTGATATTGAAGATGCAAACGCACTAAAAGCACTCAAAAGTATGATTTCCTTGCCCCTTGTTGCCGATATTCACTTCCGCTATAAGTTTGCACTAATTGCTGCAGAATCTGTGGATTGTATCCGCATAAATCCCGGCAACATTGGCTCAAAAGAGAAGATTAAAGCTGTGGTTAATGCGTGCCAAGAAAGAGAGATTCCTATTAGAATTGGCGTAAATGCTGGAAGCTTAGAGAAGCAATTTGAAGAAAGATATGGCGCAACGCCCAAGGGAATGGTGGAATCCGCTTTGTATAATATCAAGCTTTTAGAAGATTTTGGATTTACAAACCTTAAAGTATCCCTAAAAGCAAGCGATGTGGAACGCACAATAGCGGCTTATAGAATGTTGCGTCCTTTAGTGGAGTATCCTTTTCATTTAGGGGTTACAGAAGCTGGTGATTTGGAATCTTCTATGATTAAAAGCTCTATGGCATTAGGTGGGCTTTTAATGGAGGGAATTGGCGATACAATGCGTGTTTCTATCACAGGGGAGCTAGAAAAAGAGATTGAAGTTGCGCGTGGAATCTTGCGTTATAGTGGGCGACAAAAGGAAGGGATTACTTATATCTCTTGCCCTACTTGTGGGAGATTACAAGCAGATTTAGTGCCGATTTTAAAGGAATTAAAAGAGAGAATGCCAAAAATCACCGCACCAATGCAACTCTCTGTAATGGGTTGCGCTGTGAATGCTCTGGGTGAGGCAAAGCACGCTGATGTTGCTATTGCCTTTGGGAATGGCGATGGGCTTGTGATTAAAAAGGGTGAGATTGTTGGAAAATACAAGCAAGATGAGCTGATTGATGTCTTTATTAAGGAAGTGGTAAAAACAGAAAGTGAAATGCTACAAGCCCAAAAAGAAGGGAGATAG
- a CDS encoding WD40 repeat domain-containing protein: MFPIKGKIRLVGSALGIGIGKDFVICVDNFYNVSKFAKEHYVVDSALQLVKDIEPLHHFSKATAVSYATEKVALGFTKSTKGVIVKTDSNIAPIAQLTWQKLQISKIVYSHDDGLLATGGEDGRVLVYSADNHQLILSLPPLPDTISSIVFSEDDSLILSACYGKSATIFNIVKNTQVATLKIDYLIEDAFFYAENTKLFCVTKEGKIIIYDIKEDKIISEMLLQGAWLTTCHKLADEEFAIVGGKDKQLRIIRLSDNVLIDSISLEQSGITTMRFDENLLYLGYSDGAVEIVDIDEARDEMLELLNKDDLKGALGVIQQKNIFLKTDNVYCTKLESQWKEALAKAIDFLAKDQMQEATAAIEPFMLDKAKKEEFDYYWQQKEFTAKFMDALEAKNYTEAYRLSEQHPYLKDTLAYEEVENLWNKTFEVCKRLLFQDPQGNLAKAQDLLRPFTLVKCKKDSAMMLLRNSDKYVQADKEYRAKNFVEYFKMTERFPFLKDVLIYKSALLIGDQIIQRVNALENQNEFAKALEVCKLLASMAPFRNEANSKVRVIQLKQDFSQACRERKLSEAFKLAEEHYELRSMPEYKMLYDTFKKHEKIAFNFAVAGNGKSALDNLKDYLHIECWADKIAAILKIAYLAEFTKNAPGKTGALENISWKETFQYYIERYGKDEELKKVVSEMGLQKELDSIPFEGNPKGYLTTIIADSLLAIGDEPLHQHEEEGK, from the coding sequence ATGTTTCCGATAAAGGGAAAGATAAGACTTGTTGGAAGCGCGTTAGGAATAGGAATTGGCAAGGATTTTGTAATTTGTGTGGATAATTTTTATAATGTTTCTAAATTTGCAAAAGAACATTATGTGGTTGATAGCGCATTACAGCTTGTAAAAGATATTGAGCCTTTGCACCATTTTAGCAAAGCTACAGCAGTTTCTTATGCGACAGAAAAAGTTGCCCTAGGTTTTACAAAATCTACAAAAGGTGTTATAGTAAAAACCGATTCCAATATTGCCCCTATTGCTCAACTTACTTGGCAAAAATTACAAATTTCAAAAATTGTTTATTCTCACGATGATGGACTGCTTGCAACAGGAGGTGAAGATGGGCGTGTGCTGGTATATTCTGCGGATAATCATCAATTAATTTTAAGTCTTCCACCTTTGCCAGATACGATTTCATCTATTGTTTTTAGCGAAGATGATAGTCTAATTCTTTCAGCGTGCTATGGAAAGAGTGCGACAATCTTTAATATTGTTAAAAACACGCAAGTTGCCACACTAAAAATAGACTATCTTATTGAAGACGCGTTTTTTTATGCAGAAAATACGAAGTTATTTTGCGTAACAAAAGAGGGCAAAATTATAATTTATGATATTAAAGAAGACAAAATTATTAGCGAAATGTTGCTTCAAGGTGCTTGGCTTACAACTTGCCATAAGCTTGCGGACGAAGAATTTGCCATTGTTGGGGGTAAGGATAAGCAACTTAGGATTATCCGCCTAAGCGATAATGTGTTAATAGATTCTATCTCTTTAGAGCAAAGTGGAATTACCACAATGCGTTTTGATGAAAACTTGCTTTATCTTGGTTACTCTGATGGTGCAGTTGAGATTGTAGATATTGATGAAGCGCGCGATGAAATGCTTGAACTTTTAAATAAAGATGATTTAAAGGGTGCATTAGGTGTGATTCAGCAAAAAAATATTTTCTTAAAAACGGATAATGTGTATTGCACAAAGTTGGAATCGCAATGGAAAGAAGCCCTAGCAAAAGCCATTGATTTTCTAGCAAAAGATCAAATGCAAGAAGCAACAGCGGCTATTGAGCCTTTTATGTTAGATAAAGCTAAAAAAGAAGAGTTTGATTATTATTGGCAACAAAAGGAATTTACAGCAAAATTTATGGATGCATTAGAAGCCAAAAACTACACAGAAGCTTATCGCCTAAGCGAACAACACCCTTATTTAAAAGATACGCTTGCCTATGAAGAGGTAGAGAATTTGTGGAATAAGACTTTTGAAGTTTGCAAACGCTTATTATTCCAAGATCCACAAGGAAACTTAGCAAAAGCACAAGACTTGTTGCGCCCTTTCACGCTTGTAAAATGCAAAAAGGATTCTGCAATGATGTTACTTAGAAACAGTGATAAATATGTGCAAGCTGATAAAGAATATCGCGCAAAAAACTTTGTAGAATATTTTAAAATGACAGAACGCTTCCCCTTTTTAAAAGATGTGCTTATCTATAAAAGCGCGCTTTTAATTGGGGATCAAATTATCCAAAGGGTTAATGCACTAGAAAATCAAAATGAGTTTGCAAAAGCTCTTGAAGTGTGTAAATTACTAGCTTCTATGGCACCTTTTAGAAATGAAGCAAATTCTAAAGTTAGGGTTATTCAGCTTAAGCAGGATTTTTCACAAGCGTGCAGAGAACGCAAGCTAAGTGAAGCATTTAAACTTGCAGAAGAGCATTATGAGTTGCGTTCAATGCCAGAATATAAAATGCTCTATGATACTTTTAAAAAGCACGAGAAAATTGCCTTTAACTTTGCTGTTGCTGGCAATGGCAAGAGTGCTTTGGATAATTTAAAAGACTATTTACATATTGAATGCTGGGCAGATAAGATTGCAGCGATTTTAAAAATTGCATATTTGGCAGAATTTACAAAAAATGCACCGGGAAAAACAGGGGCGTTAGAAAATATTTCTTGGAAAGAGACTTTTCAATATTATATTGAGCGTTATGGTAAAGATGAAGAATTAAAGAAAGTTGTTAGCGAGATGGGCTTGCAAAAAGAATTAGATAGCATTCCATTTGAAGGCAATCCTAAAGGCTATCTTACAACAATTATCGCCGATTCCTTGCTAGCCATTGGCGATGAGCCACTTCATCAGCACGAAGAAGAGGGTAAATAG
- the gltX gene encoding glutamate--tRNA ligase has product MNNIVTRFAPSPTGYLHIGGLRTALFNYLYARANGGKFLLRIEDTDLARNSTDAKDAIIQAFDWVGMDYDGEVVYQSQRFSLYTEYVEKLLKAGKAYYCYMQKEELEEKRKEAEANGQVWQYDRRYRDFNGTPPEGVKPVVRIKAPLEGEIVFKDGVKGEMRISAKELDDFIIARSDGTPTYNFVVAIDDALMGVTDVIRGDDHLSNTPKQIVVYEALGFEVPRFFHVPMILSPQGKKLSKRDGAMSVMEYKDLGYLPQALLNFLVRLGWSYGDQEIFSMQEMLEFFDPSNLNSAPSSYNAEKLLWLNAHYLNMLNTESLNVILPFYGTNVPNQEVQEILYPEIKERSKTLVEFVEILKKCLNPVESFDQKLHQKVKNDENIHFFKEFLVYLNALKKPLKTPQEVESEIAAFADFQGLKAKSLFMPLRYAMLGSSGGVGIAPLIAALGIEATKERILKALESLQDIGKEEKSF; this is encoded by the coding sequence ATGAACAATATTGTAACGCGTTTTGCGCCATCCCCCACAGGTTATTTGCACATTGGAGGATTGCGCACGGCATTGTTTAATTATTTGTATGCTAGGGCAAATGGGGGGAAGTTTTTATTGCGCATTGAGGATACAGATTTGGCGCGTAACTCCACAGATGCTAAAGATGCAATCATTCAAGCTTTTGATTGGGTAGGAATGGATTATGATGGTGAAGTGGTGTATCAAAGCCAAAGATTCTCTCTATATACAGAATATGTAGAAAAGCTTTTAAAAGCTGGCAAGGCGTATTATTGCTATATGCAAAAAGAGGAATTAGAGGAAAAACGCAAAGAAGCTGAAGCAAATGGGCAAGTGTGGCAATATGATAGGCGTTATAGAGATTTTAATGGCACGCCACCAGAGGGTGTGAAACCTGTTGTTAGAATTAAAGCTCCACTTGAGGGCGAGATTGTGTTTAAAGATGGCGTAAAAGGGGAAATGCGCATTAGCGCTAAGGAATTAGATGATTTTATTATCGCAAGAAGTGATGGCACACCTACTTATAATTTTGTTGTTGCAATTGATGATGCGCTAATGGGAGTAACTGATGTAATCCGTGGAGATGACCATTTGAGTAATACGCCCAAACAAATTGTGGTGTATGAAGCATTGGGATTTGAAGTGCCACGCTTTTTTCATGTGCCGATGATTTTAAGCCCGCAAGGTAAAAAACTAAGCAAGCGCGATGGCGCAATGAGTGTAATGGAGTATAAAGATTTAGGGTATTTGCCCCAAGCCCTTTTAAATTTCTTAGTGCGTTTGGGCTGGAGCTATGGGGATCAAGAAATTTTTTCAATGCAAGAAATGCTAGAGTTTTTTGATCCTAGCAACTTAAACTCTGCTCCCTCTTCTTACAATGCAGAAAAACTTCTTTGGCTAAATGCGCATTATCTAAATATGCTAAATACGGAATCCTTAAATGTGATTCTACCTTTTTATGGTACAAATGTGCCAAATCAAGAAGTGCAAGAGATTTTATACCCAGAGATTAAAGAGCGCTCAAAAACTTTAGTGGAGTTTGTAGAGATTTTAAAAAAATGCTTAAATCCTGTGGAATCCTTTGATCAAAAATTGCACCAAAAAGTCAAAAATGATGAAAACATTCATTTTTTTAAAGAATTTCTTGTATATTTAAATGCACTTAAAAAACCTTTAAAAACCCCGCAAGAGGTAGAGAGTGAGATTGCAGCATTTGCGGATTTTCAAGGATTAAAGGCAAAAAGTTTATTTATGCCTTTGCGCTATGCAATGTTGGGAAGTAGCGGTGGAGTTGGAATTGCACCACTTATTGCAGCTTTAGGAATTGAGGCAACAAAAGAGCGGATTTTAAAGGCATTAGAGAGTTTGCAAGATATTGGCAAAGAAGAAAAATCATTCTAA
- a CDS encoding acetolactate synthase large subunit produces MRLNGSEMVMHALKNEGVKVVFGYPGGAALNLYDEIYKQNFFEHILTRHEQAAVHAADGYARASGKVGVAIVTSGPGFTNTITGIATAYMDSIPLVIISGQVPTSLIGTDAFQEIDAVGISRPCTKHNYLVKSIEELPRILKEAFYIARSGRPGPVHIDLPKDISATIGEFDYPNEIKLQTYKPTYKGNLRQIKKAAEAIKSAKKPLLYLGGGAIASESAETIKELCETTQIPAIETLMARGILSHNHPNLLGMVGMHGSYVANMAMSEADLLIALGARFDDRVTGKLSEFAKYAQIIHIDIDPSSISKIVNANYPIVGDIKSVLEELLPLLREGYNPKTTLSWREQLERYRKLHPLSYQDSITPLKPQWVLEKLGEMLGDSALISTDVGQHQMWTAQFYPFSKPRQFITSGGLGTMGFGLPAAMGAKKAFPDKISINISGDGSILMNIQELMTCSVYKIPVVNIVLNNNYLGMVRQWQTFFYENRYSETNLEQQPDFVKLVESFGGYGKVCYTKDDFTNALQEAIASNKPSFLDVRIDRMENVLPMVPTGGALFNMMLEYKE; encoded by the coding sequence ATGCGCTTAAATGGTTCTGAAATGGTAATGCACGCCCTTAAAAATGAGGGCGTAAAAGTAGTTTTTGGCTATCCGGGCGGAGCTGCGTTAAATCTTTATGATGAAATTTATAAACAAAACTTCTTTGAACATATCCTAACACGCCATGAACAAGCTGCAGTACACGCGGCAGATGGTTATGCTAGAGCTAGTGGCAAAGTGGGAGTTGCTATTGTTACAAGTGGTCCGGGATTTACAAACACCATTACAGGTATTGCAACAGCTTATATGGATTCCATTCCGCTAGTGATTATTAGCGGACAAGTGCCTACAAGTCTAATAGGAACAGATGCGTTTCAAGAAATTGATGCAGTTGGAATCTCACGCCCTTGCACAAAGCATAATTATCTTGTTAAAAGCATTGAAGAATTGCCTAGAATCCTAAAAGAAGCCTTTTATATTGCACGAAGCGGACGACCGGGACCTGTACATATTGACTTACCAAAAGATATTAGTGCAACAATAGGCGAGTTTGATTATCCAAATGAGATTAAACTCCAAACTTATAAGCCCACTTACAAGGGCAATTTAAGACAAATCAAAAAAGCTGCAGAGGCTATAAAATCTGCCAAAAAACCTTTGCTCTATCTTGGCGGTGGCGCCATTGCTTCAGAGAGTGCGGAGACTATCAAAGAATTGTGCGAAACCACACAAATTCCAGCTATTGAAACACTAATGGCGCGCGGAATCCTATCGCATAATCACCCTAATTTATTGGGAATGGTGGGAATGCACGGAAGCTATGTTGCAAATATGGCAATGAGTGAAGCAGATTTACTCATAGCACTTGGTGCGCGATTTGATGATAGAGTTACAGGAAAACTTAGCGAGTTTGCAAAATATGCACAAATCATTCACATTGATATTGATCCAAGTAGCATTAGCAAAATTGTGAATGCAAATTATCCTATTGTTGGGGATATTAAAAGCGTTTTAGAAGAGCTGCTTCCACTTTTGCGCGAAGGATATAATCCTAAAACTACACTTTCGTGGAGAGAGCAATTAGAGCGTTATAGAAAACTTCATCCTTTGAGCTATCAAGATTCCATAACTCCACTAAAACCACAATGGGTACTTGAAAAGCTTGGTGAAATGCTAGGCGATTCTGCTCTTATTAGCACAGATGTGGGACAGCATCAAATGTGGACAGCGCAGTTTTATCCTTTTTCTAAACCTAGACAATTTATCACAAGTGGTGGCTTAGGCACTATGGGCTTTGGCTTGCCTGCTGCAATGGGAGCAAAAAAGGCATTCCCTGATAAAATCTCTATTAATATTAGTGGCGATGGTTCAATTTTAATGAATATCCAAGAATTAATGACTTGTTCTGTGTATAAAATCCCTGTAGTTAATATCGTGCTAAATAATAATTATTTAGGAATGGTTAGGCAATGGCAGACTTTCTTTTATGAAAATCGCTATTCTGAAACAAATTTAGAACAACAGCCAGATTTTGTGAAACTTGTGGAGTCTTTTGGTGGCTATGGAAAAGTGTGTTACACAAAAGATGATTTTACAAATGCTTTGCAAGAAGCAATTGCCTCTAATAAGCCTTCCTTTCTTGATGTGCGTATTGATAGAATGGAAAATGTCTTGCCAATGGTGCCAACAGGTGGCGCGCTGTTTAATATGATGTTAGAATATAAGGAGTAA
- the ilvN gene encoding acetolactate synthase small subunit, with amino-acid sequence MEIKRTITVTVLNEHGVLSRISGLFAGRGYNIESLTVAPILDSNLSRITIATKGDNKVLEQIIKQLHKLIPVLKVLEDEQIIEQESLLAKFGIEGNLSAINTLFNGFNGRLLEANDKYAIFVACDTHTRINTLLNALKIHKPKDITRSGILAIESNN; translated from the coding sequence ATGGAGATCAAACGCACAATCACGGTTACTGTTCTTAATGAACACGGCGTTTTATCGCGCATTAGTGGATTATTTGCAGGACGAGGTTACAACATAGAATCCCTAACCGTTGCACCCATTTTAGATTCCAACCTTTCGCGTATAACCATTGCCACAAAGGGAGATAATAAGGTGCTAGAGCAAATCATTAAACAGCTTCATAAGCTTATCCCTGTGTTAAAAGTGCTTGAAGATGAGCAAATTATTGAGCAAGAATCCTTGCTTGCAAAATTTGGCATTGAAGGAAATTTAAGTGCGATTAACACACTTTTTAATGGCTTTAATGGAAGGCTTTTAGAGGCAAATGACAAATATGCAATTTTTGTAGCTTGTGATACACATACGCGCATTAACACACTCTTAAACGCTCTTAAAATCCACAAGCCAAAGGATATTACGCGCAGTGGAATCCTAGCGATTGAATCAAATAACTAA